Proteins encoded within one genomic window of Rhododendron vialii isolate Sample 1 chromosome 1a, ASM3025357v1:
- the LOC131314171 gene encoding protein PNS1, with translation MGTPEHVVERENDDVEREEEGGSQNEGHIVEETEEEEEEEEEEEEEEDLDIVRDDLERGEVPVGIPQAQDSSTRTNPPEPFHMSRMQRLSATNPLRLVINGATRVPTVPSSQPRAAPSPAQPPLSTPTPQQSVITLNSGTYTNRISLFLFLLHFAVACGLVGFLLFKGIQGLLKAGSTRRKEKRVLEFFLPQVEAASFLSIALAFLWQKAVRVWPEFMVHFILWSSFLMSLSAGILLICFQKPPTDGVGVLFIAFAIGNGLYACWVTQRIGFCCKVLVKALEPVSKFPDLNQPTYWMLAVGFLWMSLWILAVVGSLNFYFPPLIIIALVLSLCWTAEVMRNVANITVSRVIALYYLRGMQLTTQFCFQRALSTNLGSACLGSLFVPAIEALRIFARGLNLLEGEDEFMFSCAHCCLHVMETIFRYGNGWAYVQIATYGKGFVKASQDTWELFKKRDMETLVDSDMTSAICFLSGVCSGSMCVIVVAAWTSRVHQNFTATISILAFFIGYLMTRIAMALPHACVSCYYVCYAENPDNRQFDRTVPDCLDLMKSNRDAVVPTPRVPHRFTR, from the exons ATGGGTACTCCCGAACAC gtggtagagagagaaaacgacGATGtcgagagagaagaggaaggggGAAGTCAAAATGAAGGCCATATAGTAgaagaaacagaagaagaagaagaagaagaagaagaagaagaagaggaagaagatttGGATATAGTGAGAGATGATTTGGAGAGAGGCGAAGTACCAGTGGGTATTCCTCAAGCCCAAGATTCCAGTACAAGAACTAACCCACCTGAACCATTTCACATGTCAAGAATGCAAAGACTGAGTGCCACGAACCCTCTCAGGCTTGTAATCAACGGCGCCACAAGAGTCCCCACCGTCCCCTCTTCTCAGCCTCGGGCCGCTCCTTCTCCTGCTCAGCCTCCTCTCTCTACCCCTACTCCACAG CAATCAGTAATAACCTTGAATTCGGGAACATACACGAACAGAATATCGCTGTTTTTGTTCCTTCTCCACTTTGCGGTCGCTTGTGGACTAGTCGGCTTTCTTTTATTTAAGGGGATTCAAGGCCTATTGAAAGCTGGTTCAACTCGACGGAAGGAGAAAAGGGTGTTAGAATTTTTCCTGCCTCAGGTTGAAGCTGCTTCTTTTCTGAGCATTGCACTTGCATTTCTATGGCAAAAGGCAGTGAGGGTGTGGCCCGAGTTTATGGTTCATTTCATTCTTTGGAGCAGTTTCCTCATGTCTTTATCAGCTGGAATTCTCCTAATTTGCTTCCAAAAACCCCCAACCGATGGGGTTGGGGTCCTCTTCATTGCCTTCGCAATTGGTAATGGATTGTATGCTTGTTGGGTTACACAGAGAATCGGGTTTTGTTGTAAGGTCTTGGTCAAAGCACTCGAACCCGTATCAAAATTTCCTGATCTGAATCAACCCACTTATTGGATGCTTGCGGTTGGGTTCCTATGGATGTCTCTGTGGATTTTAGCTGTTGTTGGGTCCTTGAATTTCTACTTCCCACCATTGATTATCATTGCATTGGTTTTGAGCCTGTGTTGGACTGCTGAAGTGATGAGGAATGTGGCTAATATAACAGTGAGTAGGGTCATTGCTCTGTACTATCTAAGGGGCATGCAATTAACCACACAATTCTGCTTCCAAAGAGCTCTTTCTACGAATCTAGGAAGTGCTTGTCTTGGGTCCCTTTTTGTGCCTGCAATTGAAGCGCTGAGAATTTTCGCTCGAGGTCTGAATTTGCTTGAGGGAGAAGACGAGTTCATGTTTTCTTGTGCACATTGTTGTCTCCATGTCATGGAGACCATCTTCAGATATGGCAATGGCTGGGCCTATGTACAG ATAGCAACATATGGAAAAGGGTTTGTGAAGGCATCACAAGACACTTGGGAGCTCTTTAAGAAGCGAGACATGGAAACTCTTGTTGACTCCGATATGACCAGTGCTATCTGCTTCCTCAGTGGAGTCTGCAGCGGCTCTATGTGTGTTATTGTGGTGGCTGCTTGGACCTCCCGAGTCCACCAGAACTTCACCGCCACCATCTCCATCCTAGCCTTCTTCATTGGTTACCTCATG ACTAGGATTGCCATGGCATTGCCTCATGCATGTGTGAGCTGCTACTATGTATGCTACGCTGAGAATCCCGACAACAGACAGTTTGATAGAACTGTGCCGGATTGCCTCGACTTGATGAAATCTAACCGCGATGCAGTTGTACCTACCCCTCGAGTGCCTCATCGATTCACACGTTAG
- the LOC131314332 gene encoding xyloglucan endotransglucosylase protein 1-like has translation MASSSVTPLLLLVSILICSIVATSAGNFYQDFDITWGDGRAKILNNGDLLTLSLDKTSGSGFQSKDQYLFGKIDMQLKLVPGNSAGTVTAYYLSSQGPTHDEIDFEFLGNLSGDPYILHTNVFSQGKGNREQQFYLWFDPTADFHTYSILWNPQRIIFSVDGTPIRQFKNSESIGVPYPKNQPMRIYSSLWNADDWATRGGLVKTDWTRAPFTASYRNFNANTCVISSSGVSSCTSSSSSGNGNAWMEEQLDSTSQERMKWVQKNYMIYNYCSDSKRFPQGLPPECAAT, from the exons ATGGCATCTTCCTCTGTTACACCACTTCTCCTTCTAGTTTCAATTCTGATATGTTCCATAGTAGCTACCTCTGCTGGTAATTTCTACCAAGACTTTGACATCACATGGGGCGATGGCCGCGCTAAGATACTCAACAACGGCGACCTCCTCACTCTCTCACTTGACAAAACCTCCGGCTCCGGATTTCAGTCCAAGGATCAGTACCTCTTTGGGAAAATCGATATGCAACTCAAGCTTGTCCCCGGAAACTCTGCTGGCACTGTCACCGCTTATTAT TTATCATCACAGGGGCCAACACATGACGAGATAGACTTTGAGTTCTTGGGGAATTTGAGCGGTGATCCTTACATTCTTCACACCAATGTGTTTAGTCAAGGAAAGGGCAACAGAGAGCAACAATTCTACTTATGGTTCGACCCAACTGCCGATTTCCACACCTATTCCATCCTTTGGAACCCCCAACGCATCAT ATTTTCAGTCGATGGCACCCCAATCCGACAATTCAAAAACTCAGAATCGATCGGTGTCCCTTACCCGAAGAACCAACCAATGAGAATCTACTCCAGTCTATGGAACGCCGATGATTGGGCAACAAGGGGTGGCCTAGTGAAAACTGACTGGACAAGAGCTCCCTTCACTGCTTCCTACAGAAACTTCAACGCCAACACTTGTGTTATATCGTCCTCTGGAGTCTCTTCTTGCACTTCAAGTTCTAGCAGCGGGAATGGCAACGCGTGGATGGAAGAACAGTTGGATTCAACTAGTCAAGAGAGGATGAAATGGGTGCAAAAGAATTACATGATTTACAATTACTGTTCGGATTCGAAGCGGTTTCCGCAGGGCCTCCCTCCGGAATGTGCTGCTACTTAG